In Mercurialis annua linkage group LG6, ddMerAnnu1.2, whole genome shotgun sequence, the following are encoded in one genomic region:
- the LOC126653907 gene encoding E3 ubiquitin-protein ligase RDUF1-like: MSSPASTTSYWCHRCTRFISVLSSSDEIVNISCPHCEDGFIEEMDASNSQSDNPHRRFLYMLSDQNNTRPTTQPDSSDRVPTLRFRRNRRNTGDRSPFNPVIVLRGATGAASPEEESNSDNNSYEFYYDDGSGSGLRPVPASMSEFLMGSGFDRLLEQLTQVELNGFGRVGNPPASKAVVESMPFVEVTDSHAAADLHCAVCKEAFEVGCEAREMPCKHIYHSDCILPWLALRNSCPVCRFEMPADEEISDGNDTSNINSNNDGSNSNNNNTSEESEEIVGLTIWRLPGGGFAVGRFSGGRRGGEREFPGVFTEMDGGFSGGNGGSNGGNAPRRISWASRASRGRENSSSGGGGRNGFTRAFRGLVSFVRRIGSGSGSRSSSSLSRRRRNNNSTISSPSLSLRPDSEMGSISRSSSSHSSSGFGRYVSRRRRGLDLEVENGTDRW; the protein is encoded by the coding sequence ATGTCGTCCCCGGCTTCTACTACGTCGTACTGGTGTCATAGATGCACGCGTTTCATCTCCGTTTTATCGTCATCAGACGAGATTGTCAATATCTCGTGTCCTCACTGTGAAGATGGATTTATCGAGGAGATGGACGCCTCTAATTCTCAATCGGATAATCCTCACCGTCGATTTCTGTACATGTTATCGGATCAGAATAATACCCGGCCGACTACCCAACCCGACAGCTCTGATCGGGTTCCTACTCTCAGATTCCGCCGTAACCGCCGTAATACCGGCGATCGTTCTCCGTTTAACCCGGTTATAGTTCTCCGTGGAGCTACTGGAGCTGCCTCGCCTGAAGAAGAGAGTAATTCTGATAATAATAGCTATGAGTTTTACTATGATGATGGATCCGGGTCGGGTTTGAGACCCGTACCGGCGAGTATGTCGGAGTTTTTGATGGGATCTGGATTTGATAGACTGTTGGAGCAGTTAACGCAGGTTGAATTAAATGGATTTGGCCGGGTCGGGAACCCACCGGCGTCGAAGGCGGTGGTGGAGTCTATGCCGTTTGTGGAGGTTACCGACAGTCATGCGGCGGCTGATTTACACTGTGCAGTTTGTAAGGAAGCGTTTGAAGTTGGATGTGAGGCGCGTGAGATGCCGTGTAAGCATATTTATCATTCCGATTGTATTTTACCTTGGTTAGCTCTGAGAAATTCTTGCCCGGTTTGTCGGTTTGAAATGCCGGCCGATGAGGAAATTTCCGATGGCAACGACACTAGCAATATAAATAGCAATAATGATGGtagtaatagtaataataataacactTCTGAGGAATCGGAGGAGATTGTGGGTTTGACTATATGGAGATTACCGGGAGGCGGGTTTGCGGTAGGGCGGTTTAGCGGAGGGCGAAGAGGTGGCGAGCGAGAGTTTCCGGGAGTGTTTACAGAGATGGATGGCGGATTTAGTGGCGGAAATGGCGGTAGTAATGGCGGCAATGCTCCGAGGAGGATTTCGTGGGCTAGTAGAGCAAGTAGAGGAAGAGAAAATAGTAGCTCGGGCGGCGGAGGCCGTAACGGGTTTACCAGGGCTTTTCGCGGGTTGGTTTCGTTTGTAAGGAGAATCGGGTCTGGGTCCGGGTCTAGGTCTAGTTCTTCCTTgtcgaggaggaggaggaataATAATTCCACGATAAGTAGTCCGTCGTTGAGTTTAAGACCCGATTCGGAAATGGGGTCGATTAGTAGAAGCTCGTCGAGTCATTCGAGTTCCGGGTTCGGTAGATATGTAAGCAGAAGAAGGAGAGGATTGGATTTAGAAGTTGAGAATGGAACAGATAGATggtga
- the LOC126687149 gene encoding E3 ubiquitin-protein ligase SDIR1-like: MSFALRGGSIADIEAGFPNFISQQSPRIHDDRPVNFNPVAFLITVILLFMILNSYQISPNFVLWIVVGVFFMATSLRMYATCQELRAQARAHAVAARGLLGGHTELRLHVPPSIAFATRGRLQGLRLQLALLEREFDDLDYETLRALDSDNVSTTYSMSEEEINALPVHKYKVAASENASTSQQRGSSFSAPIQTKQDSRKAEGNEKASEDGLTCSICLEQVNSGELVRSLPCLHQFHSNCIDPWLRQQGSCPVCKLRMGSGWQEIRESESDVPDMV, translated from the exons ATGAGCTTCGCGTTACGCGGAGGATCAATAGCAGATATAGAAGCTGGATTTCCTAATTTCATTTCTCAGCAATCTCCG CGAATTCATGACGATCGTCCAGTTAATTTCAATCCCGTAGCCTTTCTTATCACAG TTATTTTGCTGTTTATGATTTTGAATTCTTACCAAATATCGCCGAATTTCGTG CTATGGATTGTTGTCGGTGTATTTTTTATGGCCACGAGCTTGAGAATGTATGCTACTTGTCAAGAACTTCGAGCTCAAGCTCGAGCTCATGCTGTAGCGGCTAGAGGTTTATTAGGCGGTCATACGGAATTGCGTTTGCATGTGCCTCCGTCGATTGCTTTTGCTACTAGAGGACGGTTACAGGGACTTAGACTTCAGCTAGCTCTTCTTGAACGGGAATTTGATGACCTAG ATTATGAGACACTCAGAGCTCTTGATTCTGATAATGTTTCAACAACTTATTCGATGAGCGAGGAAGAGATTAATGCTTTACCTGTTCATAAGTACAAGGTTGCTGCCTCAGAGAA TGCCAGCACATCACAGCAGCGTGGATCATCATTTTCAGCTCCAATACAG ACGAAGCAAGACTCTAGAAAGGCAGAGGGGAATGAGAAGGCTTCAGAAGATGGATTAACATGCTCTATTTGTTTGGAGCAAGTCAACAGTGGGGAACTTGTTCGTAGCTTGCCATGTTTGCATCAG TTCCATAGCAATTGCATCGATCCATGGTTGCGGCAACAAGGTTCATGTCCTGTGTGCAAACTTCGGATGGGTTCAGGATGGCAGGAAATCAGAGAGAGCGAATCTGATGTTCCAGATATGGTCTAA